CCGCGAGGCCGCGCCGCCGGGCCTGCGGGTCCAGGTCACCGAGGTCACGCTTCCCCCCGAGCAGGCCGGTGTGGTGGCGGCGCGGCGGCTGGCGCTGGACCACGCCGCCGCGCTGGCCGGCGAGGGCGGCGTGATCGTGAGCACCGACGCCGATACCCGGCCGGCGCCGCAGTGGCTGTGCGCCCTGCTGCGCGCCCTGGGGACCGGGGCCGACGCCGCCGCCGGGCGCATCCTGCTCGAACCGGCCCAGCGCGCGGCCCTGCCCGCCGCCGCGCGGCGCACCCACCTGATCGACAGCGCCTACCGGCAGGCGGTAGCCGAGGTCCACGCCCGGCTGGACCCGGTGGCGCACGACCCCTGGCCCCGCCACTGGCAGCATTTCGGGGCCAGTCTCGCGCTGCGGGTACGCGCCTACCGGGCCGTGGGCGGCGTGCCGGAGGTGCGGCACCTGGAAGACGTGGCCCTGGTGGGGGCGCTGCGCCGCGCCGACCTGCACGTCCGCCACACCCCACAGGCCCGCGCCTGGACGAGCGCGCGCCTCAGCGGCCGGGTGCCGGTGGGGCTCTCGACTCAGCTCACGCAGTGGGCCCAGGCCGGCGGAGGCTGGACGGTGCCGGGGGCGGCCGAAACGCTGGCCCTGGCCCGCGCCGAGGCCGCGCTGCGTGGGGCGTGGCACGCCGGCTGCCCCGCCGACCTCCCCACCTTCCTGCCGGCGCTGTGGCTCTCGGGCAGCGCCGAGCTGCGGGCAG
The genomic region above belongs to Deinococcus gobiensis I-0 and contains:
- a CDS encoding glycosyltransferase, which translates into the protein MPTPPEPFPPCAVVVAIPARDEAAGIARTLRALGAQVGPDGSPLRGFTVLVLANNCRDDTARLAREAAPPGLRVQVTEVTLPPEQAGVVAARRLALDHAAALAGEGGVIVSTDADTRPAPQWLCALLRALGTGADAAAGRILLEPAQRAALPAAARRTHLIDSAYRQAVAEVHARLDPVAHDPWPRHWQHFGASLALRVRAYRAVGGVPEVRHLEDVALVGALRRADLHVRHTPQARAWTSARLSGRVPVGLSTQLTQWAQAGGGWTVPGAAETLALARAEAALRGAWHAGCPADLPTFLPALWLSGSAELRAALGAPTFGLALEAAHRAREVGGAWHAAYPPVPVTQALAELRAALPGLRPLRPAGGPPQPTRSSTSSR